In Armatimonadota bacterium, a single genomic region encodes these proteins:
- a CDS encoding TIM-barrel domain-containing protein has translation MQFLLGVIMTSAGNQPKTNWTEIQPGIWRAQIGSADKPTLTDAGRTKAKTERLAAMPKGRLPFALESVGLKKSKNFATVHIPLGKGEKIFGLGLQMKGADRRKGIYHLRVDHYDQGNDRLHVPTPLYVSSAGYAVFLNTSRPTNFYVGIGNRLDDANRPPFRDRNTDRKWDDQPPSEWVEASVEAPGLEVIVLTGPTAMDAIRRYNLLCGGGAMPPMWALGFWHRTPSLATAQQVLDEANEFEKRGFPLDVIGLEPGWQTRSYPGSMEWSKERFPDPPGFLTKLGEKGIKVNLWENPYVAPQTELFTALGDKFGSHTVWLGGAPDVLDKKARKTVQDFHAAKHPGVSGYKIDEVDGFDVWLWPDHAEFKSGPDGLQMRQIYGVLWQELLLDMYKKKNERTFGLVRASNGGASHLPFAIYSDTYDHRQYVTALTSSSLAGTLWCAEIRSASSPEEWVRRMQSACLSPIAQLNAWADGTKPWSFPTVNENVKEAMLLRESLVPYLYTAFAQYAMDGTPPIRPMSLVDGGTETDQYMIGDSLLAAPMFTGETSRTVRLPKGKWYEYANGKLVGENEKITVKPGLSEIPLYVREGSAIPTFAKAKNVAQALTAGKLTLRCYGLGPIEGRVYEDDGKSFGYEKGDFGLFRVVVRDEAPDAQSIGGLRKELRSKLEVLSVGRN, from the coding sequence ATGCAGTTTCTACTCGGAGTCATCATGACGAGCGCAGGCAATCAACCAAAAACGAACTGGACGGAGATTCAGCCAGGAATCTGGCGAGCCCAAATCGGCTCGGCAGATAAGCCGACGCTGACCGATGCAGGTCGAACAAAAGCGAAAACCGAGCGGCTCGCCGCCATGCCGAAAGGAAGGCTGCCGTTCGCGCTCGAATCGGTTGGTCTGAAAAAATCCAAGAACTTCGCCACGGTCCACATCCCGCTCGGGAAAGGCGAGAAAATCTTCGGCCTAGGTCTCCAGATGAAAGGGGCAGATCGGCGGAAAGGGATTTACCACCTGCGCGTCGACCACTACGACCAAGGTAACGACCGCCTCCACGTCCCGACTCCGCTCTACGTCAGTAGCGCTGGCTATGCGGTCTTCCTCAACACAAGCCGCCCAACCAACTTCTACGTCGGGATCGGAAACCGGCTAGACGACGCGAACCGCCCGCCGTTCCGAGATCGCAACACCGACCGAAAGTGGGACGACCAGCCACCCAGCGAGTGGGTCGAAGCCAGCGTCGAAGCGCCGGGTCTCGAAGTGATCGTGCTGACCGGACCAACCGCGATGGACGCGATCCGGAGGTACAACTTGCTTTGCGGCGGCGGAGCGATGCCCCCAATGTGGGCGCTCGGATTCTGGCACCGAACCCCTTCGCTGGCAACCGCCCAGCAGGTACTCGACGAAGCGAACGAGTTCGAAAAGCGAGGATTCCCGCTCGATGTGATCGGCCTCGAACCGGGCTGGCAAACCCGGTCGTACCCCGGCTCGATGGAGTGGAGCAAGGAGCGATTCCCTGATCCGCCAGGGTTCCTCACGAAACTAGGCGAGAAAGGTATCAAGGTCAACCTTTGGGAGAACCCCTACGTCGCACCACAGACTGAGCTTTTTACGGCTCTCGGTGACAAGTTCGGCTCGCACACCGTCTGGCTCGGTGGAGCCCCCGATGTTCTCGACAAGAAAGCCCGAAAGACGGTCCAAGACTTTCACGCCGCAAAGCATCCTGGAGTCAGCGGCTACAAAATTGACGAAGTGGACGGCTTCGATGTCTGGCTCTGGCCCGATCATGCAGAGTTCAAATCCGGCCCAGACGGCCTCCAAATGCGCCAAATTTACGGTGTCCTTTGGCAAGAGCTGCTGCTCGACATGTACAAGAAAAAGAACGAGCGAACCTTTGGCCTCGTCCGAGCCTCAAACGGCGGCGCAAGCCACCTCCCGTTTGCGATCTACAGCGACACGTATGATCACCGCCAATACGTCACCGCGCTCACGAGTTCATCCCTCGCCGGCACCCTCTGGTGTGCTGAAATCCGAAGTGCCAGCAGCCCCGAAGAGTGGGTCCGGCGGATGCAATCTGCCTGTCTGTCACCCATCGCCCAATTAAACGCTTGGGCAGACGGAACCAAGCCCTGGAGCTTCCCGACAGTCAACGAAAACGTGAAGGAAGCAATGCTCCTTCGCGAGTCATTAGTGCCCTATCTATACACCGCCTTCGCTCAGTACGCGATGGACGGCACCCCGCCGATTCGCCCAATGAGCCTCGTCGATGGCGGAACCGAAACCGACCAGTACATGATCGGCGACTCCTTGCTGGCCGCTCCGATGTTCACCGGCGAGACCTCACGTACAGTAAGGTTGCCGAAAGGGAAGTGGTACGAATATGCGAATGGGAAACTCGTCGGCGAAAACGAAAAGATCACCGTCAAACCCGGTCTCAGCGAGATCCCGCTTTACGTTAGAGAAGGCAGCGCAATTCCGACTTTTGCGAAGGCAAAAAACGTCGCCCAGGCCCTCACGGCCGGAAAGTTGACCCTCAGATGTTACGGTTTAGGACCAATCGAGGGAAGGGTTTACGAGGATGACGGGAAAAGCTTCGGCTACGAGAAGGGAGACTTCGGCTTGTTCCGGGTCGTTGTCCGCGACGAAGCTCCGGATGCACAATCCATTGGCGGCCTCCGAAAGGAGCTTCGAAGCAAACTCGAAGTCCTTTCGGTCGGCAGGAACTAG